A region from the Candidatus Acidulodesulfobacterium acidiphilum genome encodes:
- a CDS encoding CopG family transcriptional regulator, whose amino-acid sequence EEFDRRFDEGEDVTDLIDISKAAIKRGGKKVRLTIDISESLVSEIDDIRMKIGVDRGALVKIWLYERIKQEKGAR is encoded by the coding sequence GGAAGAATTCGACCGTCGTTTCGACGAAGGAGAAGACGTTACCGACCTTATCGATATTTCTAAGGCCGCTATAAAGCGCGGAGGCAAAAAAGTCCGCCTTACAATAGACATATCGGAGTCTTTAGTTAGTGAAATAGACGACATAAGAATGAAAATAGGAGTAGATAGGGGTGCGTTGGTTAAAATCTGGCTTTACGAAAGAATAAAGCAGGAAAAAGGCGCAAGATAG